A genome region from Christensenella minuta includes the following:
- a CDS encoding GNAT family N-acetyltransferase: MMDQILLVKATDADAQEVLEITKRAFDLYAKEIRKRESVAALYETLDDVLSDIHHKNVYLARIDGEIVGSVRFELLTDGIAYLSRFSIDPEAQNLGIGGLLLEKVRIECLSMGVRAIALHTASKMRSTVAFYLKNGYYIHSISKDSDYIRALMVNEICEMDEMFDYETVCAKAKH, translated from the coding sequence ATGATGGATCAGATTTTACTGGTAAAAGCCACAGATGCCGACGCGCAGGAGGTCCTCGAGATCACCAAACGCGCTTTCGACCTCTATGCTAAAGAAATCCGCAAGCGTGAGAGCGTGGCGGCCCTGTATGAGACGCTGGACGATGTGCTCTCGGATATTCATCATAAGAACGTTTACCTTGCCAGGATCGACGGTGAGATCGTAGGCAGCGTCCGCTTTGAGCTTCTAACGGACGGCATCGCCTACCTGAGCCGCTTCTCCATCGATCCCGAGGCGCAGAACCTTGGCATCGGCGGCCTGCTCCTGGAAAAGGTGCGTATCGAATGTCTTTCCATGGGGGTGCGCGCGATCGCGCTGCATACCGCATCCAAGATGCGTTCCACAGTGGCTTTTTATTTGAAAAACGGTTATTATATCCATTCCATTTCCAAGGACAGCGATTATATCCGTGCCCTTATGGTGAATGAGATCTGCGAAATGGATGAAATGTTTGATTACGAAACGGTATGCGCCAAGGCGAAGCATTAG
- a CDS encoding DUF2975 domain-containing protein, whose amino-acid sequence MKNSGKKTAGALSIILLICMGIIIALFAATPFLAKYMFSLYVVQNLLFCYTAGALSLWFLYELRKLILSVRDGNPFVRRNVTSLKRLSLALALLMADFIFIFCFVPSISKLLCIALLLLGTLCARVLAFLIERAAEYREEIDLTV is encoded by the coding sequence ATGAAAAATTCCGGAAAAAAAACTGCGGGGGCGCTGAGCATCATACTGCTGATATGCATGGGCATCATCATTGCCCTGTTTGCTGCCACGCCGTTTTTGGCAAAATACATGTTCAGTTTGTATGTGGTGCAAAATCTTTTGTTCTGCTATACGGCGGGCGCGCTCTCTCTTTGGTTTTTGTATGAACTGCGCAAGTTAATTCTAAGCGTGCGTGACGGCAATCCATTCGTCCGCCGGAACGTAACGAGCCTGAAGCGGCTTTCACTGGCCCTGGCGCTGCTGATGGCGGATTTTATCTTCATCTTTTGTTTCGTGCCTTCTATTTCCAAGCTGCTGTGCATCGCGCTGCTGCTGCTCGGTACGTTGTGCGCCCGGGTGCTCGCCTTTCTGATTGAGCGGGCCGCGGAATACCGTGAAGAGATCGACCTGACTGTGTGA
- a CDS encoding helix-turn-helix domain-containing protein: MAILVNLDVMMAKRKISLNELSAMVDISLANLSILKNNKCRAIRFSTLNALCRALGCQPSDLLEYVPDEDI, encoded by the coding sequence GTGGCAATCCTTGTAAATCTTGACGTTATGATGGCAAAACGAAAAATCAGCTTAAACGAATTGTCTGCCATGGTAGATATATCGCTTGCAAATCTTTCTATCCTCAAAAACAACAAATGCCGGGCAATACGCTTTTCCACACTAAACGCGCTGTGCAGGGCGCTCGGCTGCCAGCCCTCCGATCTTCTGGAATACGTCCCGGACGAAGATATCTGA
- the rplA gene encoding 50S ribosomal protein L1, with the protein MKRGKKYQDSVKSFDKMNLFDPEEAVKVCKETAKANFDETIELSVKLGVDPRHADQQVRGAVVLPHGTGKKVRVLVITKGDKAKEAQDAGADFVGAEEMIEKIQKENWFDFDVIVATPDMMGQIGRIGKILGPKGLMPNPKSGTVTMEIEKAINDIKAGKVEYRVDKTAIIHVPIGKKSFSEDQLRENLKAIMDAIVKAKPSAAKGTYLKSVVLSATMGPGVKCNPVRFI; encoded by the coding sequence ATGAAAAGAGGAAAAAAGTATCAGGACAGTGTTAAGTCCTTTGACAAAATGAACCTGTTTGACCCGGAAGAAGCGGTGAAGGTTTGCAAGGAAACGGCGAAAGCGAATTTCGATGAAACCATCGAGCTTTCCGTGAAGCTGGGCGTTGATCCCCGCCATGCAGACCAGCAGGTAAGAGGCGCTGTTGTCCTCCCGCACGGTACCGGTAAAAAAGTACGTGTGCTCGTTATCACGAAGGGCGACAAAGCGAAGGAAGCGCAGGATGCAGGAGCGGATTTTGTCGGCGCGGAAGAGATGATCGAGAAGATCCAAAAGGAAAACTGGTTCGATTTCGATGTGATCGTGGCGACGCCCGATATGATGGGCCAGATCGGCCGTATCGGTAAAATCCTTGGGCCGAAGGGCCTCATGCCAAACCCGAAATCCGGTACGGTCACGATGGAGATCGAGAAAGCGATCAATGATATCAAAGCCGGTAAAGTGGAATACAGGGTAGATAAAACGGCGATCATCCACGTACCGATCGGGAAGAAGAGTTTCAGCGAGGACCAGCTTCGCGAGAACCTCAAAGCCATTATGGATGCGATCGTGAAGGCAAAGCCGTCGGCAGCAAAGGGTACGTATTTGAAGAGCGTGGTCCTTTCCGCAACGATGGGCCCGGGTGTGAAATGCAACCCGGTACGGTTTATCTAA
- the rplK gene encoding 50S ribosomal protein L11 has translation MAKKIAGYIKLQIPAGKATPAPPVGPALGQHGVNIMDFTKAFNEKTAQQAGLIIPVVITVYADRSFSFITKTPPAAVLIKKACKIEKASGVPNKQKVAKITRAQLEEIATLKMPDLNAASLEAAVSMIAGTARSMGVEVEG, from the coding sequence ATGGCAAAGAAAATTGCAGGGTATATCAAATTGCAGATACCCGCAGGAAAAGCGACGCCCGCACCGCCGGTAGGCCCGGCACTTGGACAGCACGGCGTCAACATCATGGACTTCACTAAGGCGTTTAATGAAAAGACGGCGCAGCAGGCGGGCCTCATCATCCCTGTTGTGATTACAGTGTATGCTGACCGTTCGTTCAGCTTTATCACCAAGACGCCTCCGGCGGCAGTGCTGATTAAAAAGGCATGCAAGATCGAGAAGGCTTCCGGTGTCCCGAACAAGCAAAAGGTTGCGAAGATTACGCGCGCACAGCTGGAAGAAATTGCAACTTTAAAAATGCCCGACCTGAATGCGGCAAGCCTCGAGGCGGCGGTCAGTATGATTGCCGGCACGGCGAGAAGCATGGGCGTAGAAGTGGAGGGCTAA
- the nusG gene encoding transcription termination/antitermination protein NusG, translating into MSMDKNGPEDVQIPEENTNIEKPAEEKEEKPKFLKQEKTDKPYWYVVYTYSGYENKVMDNLLKTVENHNLHDTIMDVKVPMEESVEVKNGKKRHVSRKMFPGYVMVKMFLTDESWYVVRNTRGVTGFVGPSSKPIPLSDAEVRSMGIENVRISLDVEVGNNVIVTSGPLESFVGVVEEVNTERQKVRVLVSMFGRDTSVELDFVQVKRI; encoded by the coding sequence ATGAGTATGGATAAAAATGGACCGGAAGATGTTCAGATTCCTGAGGAAAACACGAACATCGAAAAGCCTGCGGAAGAAAAAGAGGAAAAGCCAAAATTCTTAAAGCAGGAAAAAACGGATAAACCTTATTGGTATGTCGTATATACTTATTCGGGTTATGAAAACAAGGTGATGGACAACCTTTTAAAGACGGTAGAAAATCACAACCTGCATGACACGATTATGGACGTTAAGGTGCCGATGGAGGAGTCCGTTGAGGTTAAAAACGGAAAGAAGCGTCACGTGTCGAGGAAGATGTTTCCCGGCTATGTGATGGTCAAAATGTTTCTGACGGATGAATCGTGGTATGTTGTGCGCAATACGCGTGGAGTGACCGGGTTTGTCGGGCCGTCCTCCAAACCGATTCCGCTTTCGGATGCGGAAGTGCGTTCGATGGGGATCGAGAATGTACGGATCAGCCTTGACGTGGAGGTCGGCAACAATGTGATCGTGACCTCCGGGCCGCTTGAAAGCTTTGTCGGGGTGGTTGAGGAAGTGAATACGGAGCGCCAGAAGGTACGCGTGCTCGTATCTATGTTTGGCCGAGACACCTCTGTGGAGCTCGACTTCGTGCAGGTTAAACGGATTTAG
- the secE gene encoding preprotein translocase subunit SecE: MAKTKLLGEEREKHLKEQKKLAKKKNKKQRRSPARFFKDVWGEVKKVTWPTRKDLFKTTFAVIVFIIIFAVIVGLMDWGFGSLFQTFLLS; encoded by the coding sequence ATGGCTAAGACCAAACTACTCGGCGAGGAACGGGAAAAGCACCTGAAGGAGCAAAAGAAGCTCGCCAAGAAGAAGAACAAGAAGCAAAGAAGGAGCCCTGCCCGTTTCTTTAAAGACGTTTGGGGCGAAGTGAAAAAGGTGACATGGCCGACGCGTAAGGATCTGTTCAAGACGACCTTTGCAGTCATCGTGTTCATTATTATTTTCGCGGTAATCGTTGGACTGATGGATTGGGGCTTTGGCTCACTGTTCCAGACGTTCCTGCTGTCTTAG
- the rpmG gene encoding 50S ribosomal protein L33 encodes MRTKITLACTECKQRNYDTMKNKKNDPDRIEMSKYCKFCKKHTVHKETK; translated from the coding sequence ATGCGCACGAAGATTACGCTTGCTTGCACGGAATGCAAACAGAGGAACTATGATACGATGAAAAATAAGAAGAACGACCCGGACAGGATCGAAATGTCTAAGTACTGCAAATTTTGCAAAAAGCATACCGTACATAAGGAAACCAAATAA
- a CDS encoding glycosyltransferase family 2 protein produces the protein MDSLYIVVPCYNEEEVLHETTKRLIDKLNRMTADGLISPDSRILYVDDGSKDKTWRIIEELHGQEPRVLGVKLSRNRGHQNALLAGLMTAKDMCDVTVSMDADLQDDIEVLDAFIGKYREGYDIVYGVRNNRDTDTGFKRNTAQAFYKLLKFFGVDAVYNHADYRLMSKRALEGLAKFGEVNLFLRGIVPQIGYKTATVEYSRGERFAGESKYPLKKMVSFAFDGITSFSVKPIRMITTVGLVIFLVSLIMLIYSLAVNAMGHTQAGWTSMMMSIWLLGGLQLMAIGVIGEYVGKAYMETKKRPKYIIETVLRDK, from the coding sequence ATGGATTCCTTATATATCGTAGTGCCGTGTTATAACGAAGAAGAGGTGCTGCACGAAACGACCAAGCGGTTGATTGATAAATTAAACCGGATGACAGCGGATGGGCTTATTTCGCCGGACAGCCGTATTCTATATGTGGACGACGGTTCGAAAGATAAAACGTGGCGGATCATCGAGGAACTGCACGGGCAGGAACCGCGCGTTCTGGGGGTAAAGCTGTCACGAAACCGGGGCCACCAGAACGCGCTCCTTGCGGGGTTGATGACGGCAAAGGACATGTGCGACGTAACGGTCTCGATGGATGCGGATCTGCAGGATGATATCGAAGTGCTGGATGCGTTTATCGGCAAGTACCGGGAAGGCTACGATATCGTATACGGCGTGCGGAACAACCGTGATACGGACACGGGTTTTAAGCGTAATACCGCGCAGGCTTTTTATAAGCTGCTGAAGTTTTTCGGAGTGGATGCGGTATACAACCATGCGGATTACCGGCTGATGTCAAAACGTGCGCTCGAGGGGCTTGCGAAATTCGGGGAAGTGAATCTGTTCCTGCGCGGGATCGTGCCGCAAATTGGCTATAAGACAGCTACCGTTGAATATTCGCGCGGCGAACGCTTTGCGGGGGAATCCAAGTATCCGCTGAAGAAGATGGTCAGCTTTGCTTTTGACGGGATCACTTCGTTTTCCGTGAAGCCGATCCGCATGATTACGACGGTAGGCCTGGTGATTTTCCTGGTCAGCCTTATCATGCTGATCTATTCGCTGGCGGTCAACGCAATGGGGCATACGCAGGCGGGATGGACCAGCATGATGATGTCCATCTGGCTTTTGGGCGGCCTTCAGCTGATGGCGATTGGCGTCATCGGCGAATATGTGGGCAAGGCATATATGGAGACGAAAAAGCGGCCGAAATACATCATTGAGACCGTGCTTCGGGATAAATAA